One genomic window of Marinicella rhabdoformis includes the following:
- the nuoN gene encoding NADH-quinone oxidoreductase subunit NuoN: MFSWSELVPALPEILMLTMACVVLIAGLFTDKSKGGFLVFLSVLTVIFAAVLTVKDHSGGVEFTKQLIFNGTFIRDGFGDMLKLTVYLLMIPVFFYAKQYLRQHDTLTGEYFSLLLFATLGIMVMISGYNLIALYLGLELLALSSYALVAYHRNDVKSNEAAMKYFILGALASGMLLYGMSLIYGAVGTLQLDQISQSIAGQDNDLFLTLGLIFVIVGIAFKLGAAPFHMWVPDVYEGAPTATTLFIASAPKIAAFALAMRLLGQGLDVLMVHWQTMLATLAIVSIVIGNLFALQQTNLKRLFAYSTISHIGFMLLGLVGGQDGYAASMLYIIVYTVMAVGGFGMIVLLSNKGYEADSIDDFKGLNQRNGWYAFMMLLLVGSMAGFPPLIGFFSKLYVLKAVVDQGYIWLAVIAVIFAVIGAFYYLRIIKVMYFDESETDQAISANIDVKTVLSINALAQLGLLIILPALFNYCIQVTQSF; encoded by the coding sequence ATGTTTTCATGGTCTGAATTGGTTCCGGCTCTTCCGGAAATATTGATGCTCACAATGGCTTGCGTAGTGTTGATAGCGGGTCTTTTTACTGATAAATCAAAAGGTGGTTTTTTGGTCTTTTTGTCTGTACTGACTGTTATTTTTGCAGCGGTATTGACAGTCAAAGATCACTCTGGTGGTGTTGAATTTACAAAGCAATTAATTTTTAACGGTACCTTTATTCGAGATGGGTTTGGTGACATGCTGAAATTAACAGTTTACCTGTTAATGATTCCTGTGTTTTTCTACGCTAAACAATATTTGCGTCAACATGACACCTTAACAGGTGAATACTTTTCATTGTTGTTGTTTGCCACGCTTGGCATCATGGTGATGATTTCAGGTTACAACTTAATTGCTTTGTACTTGGGATTAGAGTTACTGGCATTAAGTTCATATGCTTTGGTTGCTTACCATCGAAATGATGTTAAAAGTAATGAAGCGGCCATGAAATACTTCATCCTAGGCGCATTGGCTTCAGGCATGTTGTTGTATGGCATGTCATTAATATATGGTGCTGTAGGCACTTTACAGTTGGATCAAATATCACAGTCCATTGCCGGTCAAGACAATGATTTATTTTTGACATTAGGCTTAATTTTTGTGATTGTGGGTATTGCTTTCAAATTGGGCGCAGCTCCATTTCACATGTGGGTACCTGATGTTTATGAAGGTGCACCTACAGCAACCACATTGTTTATTGCATCAGCACCTAAAATAGCTGCTTTTGCTCTGGCCATGCGCTTATTAGGGCAGGGTTTGGATGTATTAATGGTTCATTGGCAAACCATGTTGGCTACATTGGCTATCGTGTCTATTGTGATCGGTAATTTGTTTGCGCTACAACAAACCAATTTAAAGCGACTTTTTGCTTACTCAACCATTTCTCATATTGGCTTCATGCTGTTGGGTTTGGTCGGTGGACAAGATGGTTATGCAGCTTCGATGCTTTACATCATTGTTTATACAGTGATGGCAGTTGGCGGATTCGGCATGATTGTCTTACTTTCTAACAAAGGTTATGAAGCTGACAGTATCGATGACTTTAAAGGGTTGAACCAACGCAATGGTTGGTATGCCTTTATGATGTTGTTACTTGTGGGGTCAATGGCAGGCTTCCCTCCATTGATTGGTTTCTTCTCTAAATTGTATGTATTAAAAGCAGTCGTTGATCAAGGTTATATATGGTTGGCAGTGATTGCGGTTATTTTTGCAGTGATTGGCGCATTCTATTACTTGAGAATCATCAAAGTGATGTATTTTGATGAGTCTGAAACAGACCAAGCCATATCAGCGAATATAGATGTTAAAACGGTGTTGAGTATCAATGCTTTGGCACAGTTAGGCTTGTTGATAATTTTGCCTGCCTTATTTAACTATTGTATTCAAGTCACACAATCATTTTGA
- a CDS encoding NADH-quinone oxidoreductase subunit M, which produces MFEGSILSILVWLPILGGLLLLPLGQSKANLVRVGALLISVLTFAISIPLWTGFDANTAALQFVEKNEWIGALNINYHLAIDGIALPLVVLTTFITVLIVLSAWQVIRKNVHQYMAAFLILEGMMIGVFTAQDAMMFYIFFEAMLIPMFVIIGIWGGPNRVYATIKFFLYTFLGSVFMLIGLIYMYMKAGSWNLTDLANLPLSMSEQTWLFFAFLAAFAVKIPMFPVHTWLPDAHVEAPTGGSVVLAAIMLKIGGYGFLRFSLPITPDASSEFTWLLVTLSLIAVVYIGLVAMVQKDMKKLIAYSSISHMGFVTLGLFLVFWLVQSGGNSQMAVEGAMVQMISHGFISAAMFLCVGVLYDRLHSRMIRDYGGVVNTMPWFGAFFVFFAMSNSGLPGTSGFVGEFMVILASFQANFWIAFLASVTLIVGAAYSLWMVKRVVFGSISNDAVANLTDVNSREFFILAVLALMVLLLGVWPEPLIEVMRASVQQVIEHISVSKVI; this is translated from the coding sequence ATGTTTGAAGGTTCAATTTTAAGTATATTGGTTTGGCTGCCTATATTGGGTGGTTTGTTGTTACTGCCATTAGGGCAGAGCAAAGCCAATTTGGTTCGAGTCGGTGCATTACTTATTTCTGTATTGACTTTTGCCATCAGTATTCCCTTGTGGACTGGCTTTGATGCCAACACAGCGGCTTTACAGTTTGTTGAAAAAAATGAATGGATTGGTGCGTTGAATATCAATTACCATTTAGCCATTGATGGCATTGCATTACCATTGGTTGTATTAACGACATTCATTACTGTATTGATTGTGTTATCAGCTTGGCAAGTGATTCGAAAGAATGTACATCAATACATGGCTGCATTCTTGATACTTGAAGGCATGATGATTGGTGTGTTCACAGCACAAGATGCAATGATGTTTTACATCTTCTTCGAAGCTATGTTGATTCCGATGTTTGTCATCATTGGTATTTGGGGTGGTCCAAACCGTGTATATGCAACAATTAAATTTTTCTTGTACACATTCCTGGGTTCTGTATTCATGTTAATCGGATTGATTTATATGTACATGAAAGCGGGCAGCTGGAATTTAACAGACTTGGCTAACCTGCCATTGAGTATGAGTGAACAGACTTGGTTGTTCTTTGCTTTCTTAGCAGCTTTTGCAGTCAAAATTCCCATGTTCCCAGTGCATACATGGTTACCTGATGCACACGTTGAAGCACCTACTGGTGGCTCCGTTGTTTTGGCAGCCATCATGTTGAAAATCGGTGGTTACGGCTTCTTACGCTTTTCATTGCCCATCACACCGGATGCCAGCAGCGAGTTTACTTGGTTGCTGGTTACATTGTCTTTGATTGCTGTGGTCTATATTGGCTTGGTTGCAATGGTTCAAAAAGACATGAAGAAACTGATTGCATACTCTTCAATTTCACACATGGGCTTCGTTACCTTGGGTCTGTTTTTGGTCTTCTGGTTGGTTCAATCAGGTGGCAACAGCCAAATGGCCGTAGAAGGTGCGATGGTTCAAATGATTTCTCACGGATTTATTTCAGCCGCCATGTTCCTGTGTGTGGGTGTGTTATATGACCGTTTACATTCACGCATGATACGTGACTACGGCGGTGTGGTGAATACCATGCCATGGTTTGGGGCATTCTTTGTGTTCTTTGCCATGTCTAATTCTGGTTTACCAGGTACTTCAGGTTTTGTGGGTGAATTCATGGTTATTTTGGCCAGTTTCCAAGCCAATTTCTGGATTGCCTTTTTAGCGTCAGTCACTTTGATTGTTGGCGCAGCATATTCTTTGTGGATGGTTAAACGTGTGGTCTTTGGGTCAATCAGTAATGATGCTGTGGCAAACTTAACCGACGTGAATTCACGAGAGTTTTTCATCTTGGCCGTGTTGGCTTTGATGGTATTGTTGTTGGGTGTTTGGCCAGAACCTTTGATTGAGGTGATGCGCGCATCTGTCCAACAAGTGATTGAACATATTTCAGTAAGTAAGGTGATATAA
- the nuoL gene encoding NADH-quinone oxidoreductase subunit L, protein MKTNLMLIAFTPLVAAAIAGLFGRKIGRIGAHTVTISAVALSCVLSIKTLLLFVNGEASTFNENLYTWMVTGDLSLHVGFMVDALTATMMVVVTFVSLMVHIYTIGYMSEDPGYQRFFSYISLFTFAMLMLVMSNNFMQLFFGWEAVGLVSYLLIGFWYKKETAIFANMKAFLVNRVGDFGFLLGIAGVLMTFGTLDYVEVFNLLPTAEGKTINIFGAAEWSMMTFICICLFIGAMGKSAQAPLHVWLPDSMEGPTPISALIHAATMVTAGIFMVSRMSPLFEMSETALSFVMLIGAFTAFFMGLIGIVQNDIKRVIAYSTLSQLGYMTVALGVSAYSAAIFHLMTHAFFKALLFLGAGSVIIAMHHKQDMQEMGGLRKYMPVTFVTGWIGTLALTGFPGFSGFFSKDVIIEAAHLSDRWGSGVAYVAVLLGVFVTALYSFRLLYLTFHGKERMDNHTKEHLKESPWVVTLPLILLAIPSIFIGWIAIEPMLFGGFLDDAIHVNASNDVVKEIGLYLFKDGPGAFALHGLMTPAFWLAFAGFAVATYIYMKNIALAGKIKKQLSPVVRILENKYGFDAFNQKFIAGGSVKLGEWLWKWSDSKLIDGIIVNGSAKVVNAVSKMFRSLQSGYVYHYALVMVVSVIVFISLYIF, encoded by the coding sequence ATGAAAACCAATTTGATGTTGATTGCTTTTACGCCGTTAGTAGCCGCTGCAATAGCTGGGCTGTTTGGACGTAAAATAGGTCGCATCGGCGCACACACAGTCACAATCAGTGCCGTGGCATTGTCATGTGTGTTATCAATTAAAACACTGCTGTTATTCGTCAATGGTGAAGCCAGCACATTTAATGAGAACTTATACACTTGGATGGTTACTGGTGATTTGTCATTGCATGTAGGTTTTATGGTAGATGCGTTGACAGCCACCATGATGGTGGTGGTGACATTCGTTTCCCTGATGGTACACATTTACACCATTGGATACATGAGTGAAGACCCTGGTTACCAGCGTTTCTTCAGTTACATTTCATTGTTTACATTTGCCATGTTGATGTTGGTCATGTCTAACAATTTCATGCAACTGTTCTTCGGCTGGGAAGCTGTGGGTTTGGTCTCATATTTGTTGATTGGTTTCTGGTACAAAAAAGAAACGGCCATTTTTGCCAACATGAAAGCCTTTTTAGTTAACCGTGTAGGAGACTTTGGTTTCTTATTGGGTATTGCTGGTGTGTTAATGACTTTTGGTACTTTAGACTATGTCGAAGTGTTCAATTTGTTACCCACTGCAGAAGGCAAAACCATTAATATTTTTGGTGCAGCTGAATGGTCAATGATGACGTTTATTTGTATTTGTTTATTTATTGGTGCCATGGGTAAATCAGCACAAGCACCATTGCATGTGTGGTTACCAGATTCGATGGAAGGACCTACGCCAATTTCGGCTTTGATTCATGCCGCGACCATGGTAACAGCAGGTATCTTTATGGTATCGCGCATGTCTCCATTGTTTGAAATGTCTGAAACTGCATTGAGCTTTGTCATGTTGATTGGTGCCTTCACTGCCTTCTTTATGGGTTTGATTGGAATCGTTCAAAATGACATCAAACGTGTGATTGCTTATTCGACATTGTCACAATTGGGTTACATGACAGTGGCATTGGGTGTGTCAGCATATTCAGCTGCCATCTTCCACTTGATGACGCATGCCTTCTTTAAAGCCTTGTTGTTCTTAGGTGCAGGTTCTGTGATCATAGCCATGCATCACAAACAGGACATGCAAGAAATGGGTGGCTTGCGTAAGTACATGCCAGTAACCTTTGTTACCGGTTGGATTGGTACATTGGCTTTGACTGGCTTCCCTGGTTTTTCAGGTTTCTTCTCAAAAGACGTGATCATTGAAGCGGCTCACTTGTCTGATCGTTGGGGTTCTGGTGTTGCTTATGTTGCTGTATTATTAGGCGTGTTTGTCACAGCACTTTACAGTTTCAGGTTGTTGTACCTGACATTCCATGGCAAAGAGCGCATGGATAATCACACCAAAGAACATTTGAAAGAGTCTCCTTGGGTAGTCACTTTGCCTCTGATTCTGTTGGCCATTCCTTCAATTTTTATTGGTTGGATTGCGATTGAGCCTATGCTATTTGGTGGTTTCTTAGATGACGCGATTCATGTCAATGCATCTAATGATGTGGTTAAAGAAATTGGACTGTATTTATTTAAAGATGGTCCTGGCGCATTTGCACTACACGGTTTAATGACACCAGCTTTCTGGTTGGCATTTGCAGGTTTTGCCGTAGCGACATATATTTATATGAAGAATATCGCTTTGGCAGGAAAAATCAAAAAACAATTGTCACCTGTTGTGCGTATTTTAGAAAACAAATATGGTTTCGATGCTTTCAACCAGAAGTTCATTGCCGGTGGCAGTGTGAAATTAGGTGAATGGCTATGGAAATGGTCTGATTCAAAATTGATTGATGGCATCATTGTTAATGGCAGCGCTAAAGTAGTCAACGCCGTTTCAAAAATGTTCAGGTCACTACAGTCTGGTTATGTTTATCACTATGCATTGGTTATGGTGGTCAGTGTGATCGTGTTCATTAGTTTATACATCTTTTAA
- the nuoK gene encoding NADH-quinone oxidoreductase subunit NuoK, with product MSLHHYLIVSAVLFVISMGGIFVNRRNVLVVLMSIELMLLAVNTNLIAFSKYLGNVEGQVFVFFILTVAAAEAAIGLAILVVLFRNKKTLELQEINDLEG from the coding sequence ATGAGTTTACATCATTATTTAATCGTCTCTGCTGTGCTGTTTGTGATCAGCATGGGCGGTATTTTTGTTAACCGACGCAATGTATTGGTCGTGTTGATGTCCATCGAATTGATGTTGTTGGCAGTAAACACCAACTTGATAGCCTTCTCTAAATATTTAGGGAACGTAGAAGGACAGGTTTTCGTTTTCTTTATCTTGACGGTAGCTGCTGCAGAAGCTGCTATTGGTCTGGCTATTTTGGTGGTGTTGTTCCGTAATAAGAAAACACTGGAATTACAAGAAATCAACGATTTGGAAGGCTGA
- a CDS encoding NADH-quinone oxidoreductase subunit J: MSPELFQQLLFYVFAAMTVGSAMAVVSVKNTVYSALFLVLCFFNTAVLWMLIEAEFLAITLVLVYVGAVMVLFLFVVMMLDVKQQKSAMLKQSYTKAALLIVAAMLVELLMLFGYKLQDQLPQDELIRMPVGYSNVEEVGLELFTHYVYPFEIAAVILLVAIVAAISLTLRKRPENKTIDASKQVNINPAERMRVVSMKAEKGNGEKS, from the coding sequence ATGAGTCCAGAATTATTTCAACAATTGTTATTTTATGTGTTTGCTGCTATGACCGTTGGCTCTGCCATGGCTGTAGTCAGTGTTAAGAACACGGTTTATTCAGCACTTTTCTTGGTGTTGTGTTTCTTTAATACAGCCGTACTGTGGATGTTGATAGAGGCAGAATTCTTAGCCATCACATTGGTGCTCGTCTATGTAGGTGCTGTTATGGTACTGTTTTTGTTCGTTGTCATGATGTTAGATGTCAAACAACAAAAATCAGCCATGTTAAAACAGTCATACACCAAAGCGGCTTTGTTAATTGTTGCTGCCATGTTGGTGGAACTGTTGATGTTGTTTGGTTACAAATTACAAGATCAGTTACCTCAAGATGAATTGATTCGCATGCCAGTCGGTTACAGCAATGTAGAAGAAGTCGGTTTAGAGTTGTTCACACACTATGTCTATCCTTTTGAGATTGCCGCCGTTATATTGTTGGTTGCTATTGTCGCAGCCATTTCTTTGACGTTAAGAAAACGTCCTGAAAACAAAACCATTGACGCGTCAAAACAAGTCAACATCAACCCTGCTGAGCGCATGCGTGTGGTTTCGATGAAAGCTGAAAAAGGCAACGGAGAAAAATCATGA
- the nuoI gene encoding NADH-quinone oxidoreductase subunit NuoI: MSKFVSYLKSLTLKELRQGLKLTFGYFFKRKFTVRYPEEKTPKSPRFRGLHALRRYPNGEERCIACKLCEAVCPAAAITIDSDVREDGSRRTTKYEIDLFKCIYCGFCEESCPVDSIVETDIHEYHFESTGKNVITKEQLLAIGDMYEEQIADSKQQDAKYR, translated from the coding sequence ATGAGTAAATTTGTAAGTTACTTGAAAAGCCTGACGCTGAAAGAGCTGCGACAAGGTTTGAAGTTAACGTTCGGTTACTTCTTTAAAAGGAAGTTTACTGTACGCTACCCAGAAGAAAAAACACCGAAATCACCAAGATTTCGCGGTTTACATGCTTTACGTCGCTATCCTAATGGTGAAGAGCGTTGTATTGCTTGTAAATTATGTGAAGCAGTATGCCCAGCAGCTGCCATCACCATTGACTCAGATGTCAGGGAAGATGGGTCTCGCAGAACAACCAAATACGAAATTGATTTGTTCAAATGTATTTATTGTGGTTTTTGTGAAGAATCATGTCCGGTGGACTCCATCGTAGAAACTGATATCCATGAATACCATTTCGAATCAACAGGCAAAAACGTCATCACCAAAGAGCAATTATTGGCCATTGGTGACATGTATGAAGAACAAATTGCCGATTCTAAACAACAAGACGCGAAGTACAGATGA
- the nuoH gene encoding NADH-quinone oxidoreductase subunit NuoH, whose translation MIWDQIWMVIWTLLKIVAVVLPLILCVAYATYFERKVIAFMHARMGPNRVGPWGLLQPFADVFKLLTKEIIFPANANKFLFLIAPVITLGTAFAAWAVVPFSDGLVLADINAGLVYILAMTSMGVYGVIIGGWASNSKYALLGALRSAAQIVSYEIAMGFALVGVLIAAGSLNLTEIVQGQEGGIHHWYFIPLFPLFIIYFIAGVAETNRAPFDVAEGESEIVAGFHVEYSGSAFAVFFLAEYANMIIISALAAIMFLGGWYSPIPGDSIFAQPSIIWFLAKASIFMYLYFWFRASLPRYRYDQIMRLGWKVFIPITIVWIMVVAVMRVYHIGPWF comes from the coding sequence ATGATTTGGGACCAAATTTGGATGGTGATCTGGACACTTTTAAAAATTGTGGCAGTGGTTTTACCTTTGATTTTGTGTGTGGCATATGCAACCTATTTCGAACGTAAAGTGATTGCCTTCATGCACGCCAGAATGGGACCTAATCGGGTAGGGCCCTGGGGTTTGTTACAACCTTTTGCCGATGTATTTAAGTTGTTGACGAAGGAAATCATTTTTCCTGCTAATGCGAATAAGTTTTTATTTTTAATTGCACCAGTCATCACATTAGGAACGGCATTTGCGGCCTGGGCTGTGGTGCCATTTTCAGATGGTTTGGTTCTGGCAGACATCAATGCAGGCTTGGTCTATATTTTGGCCATGACATCAATGGGCGTATATGGCGTCATCATTGGTGGTTGGGCTTCTAATTCAAAATATGCACTGCTGGGTGCATTGCGATCAGCTGCTCAAATCGTTTCGTATGAGATTGCCATGGGTTTTGCCTTGGTGGGTGTATTGATTGCTGCCGGTTCTTTGAATTTAACAGAAATTGTACAGGGTCAAGAAGGCGGAATACACCATTGGTACTTTATTCCGCTGTTCCCGTTGTTTATTATCTACTTTATTGCAGGTGTTGCAGAAACTAACCGTGCGCCATTTGATGTCGCCGAGGGTGAGTCTGAAATTGTAGCAGGTTTCCATGTAGAGTATTCCGGTTCTGCTTTTGCTGTGTTCTTTTTGGCTGAATATGCCAACATGATTATCATTTCAGCTTTGGCTGCAATCATGTTCTTAGGCGGCTGGTATTCGCCGATTCCTGGAGATTCTATTTTTGCTCAACCCAGTATCATTTGGTTTTTAGCAAAAGCGAGTATCTTCATGTATTTGTATTTTTGGTTCAGGGCTTCTTTACCGCGCTATCGTTATGATCAAATCATGCGATTGGGCTGGAAAGTATTTATCCCGATCACCATCGTTTGGATCATGGTTGTTGCTGTGATGCGTGTTTATCATATCGGACCTTGGTTCTGA
- the nuoG gene encoding NADH-quinone oxidoreductase subunit NuoG: MSDGVKQADNMISIEIDGQALQAERGSMIIEAADQAGIKIPRFCYHKKLSVAANCRMCMVDVEKAPKPMPACATPVMPDMKIYTQSKRATDAQRNVMEFLLINHPLDCPICDQGGECELQDVSMGYGRDVSRYVDTKRVVKDENLGSLISTDMTRCILCTRCVRFLNEVAGTDELGGIGRGDRTNISTAVGRSVDSEMSGNVIDLCPVGALTNKPFRYKARAWELMATSAVSMHDAVGSNMYYHTRNGDILRAVPQDNDDLNEAWLSDRDRYGIHGLKDATDRVTTPQIKENGVWKDISWEDALATLVDQIKAASSDDLALFAGNHATTEEYVLLKQLFDGLGSHNYEHRIHATDLSQHDRLPRVDLTLPEVADQNSVVMIGAYPRHEQPILNHKLRQAWLKGAKISSITAKKQKQNFDLLHDYVGNQLDWVKALASLAHCVADIKGEQPTGELGVWVMAQKTDEDLNHLAKQLLKEENNNLFILGQTAESHPQASMIKATTAWLSQVTNGKVYETVRGANAVGASMAGLSFDGNLLDKAHKVNVLYQAELQDFANPADAKQALINSDFSVAMNAFADEDLKSRVDMILPIALLPETSGTLVNNLNQRQESLVAQRSPGETKPGWRVLRVLGTLLELSGFDYQDVNDVMAVTEKMSAVEGIINQDVVVTEPEVKGLVLLANTAIYDVDALTRRSKPLQETVLASSDTVYVNPADMASIGFTEGDMVAVEQDGRFAEMTLSTCDFVSAGSAQVSMGRRSSLKLNANDLSISIIGAQS, translated from the coding sequence ATGAGCGACGGCGTAAAACAAGCTGATAACATGATCAGCATTGAAATCGATGGTCAAGCTTTACAAGCTGAAAGGGGCTCAATGATTATTGAAGCTGCTGACCAAGCTGGTATTAAGATTCCACGATTTTGTTACCACAAAAAATTGTCAGTGGCAGCCAATTGCCGTATGTGTATGGTTGACGTAGAAAAAGCACCCAAGCCCATGCCGGCTTGTGCAACGCCAGTGATGCCAGACATGAAAATATACACACAATCAAAGAGAGCCACAGACGCCCAGCGCAATGTGATGGAATTCTTGTTGATTAATCACCCATTAGATTGTCCAATTTGTGACCAAGGTGGTGAGTGTGAATTACAAGACGTTTCAATGGGTTACGGTAGAGATGTGTCAAGATATGTAGACACAAAACGTGTGGTTAAAGATGAGAACTTAGGCTCTTTGATTTCTACCGACATGACGCGTTGTATCTTGTGTACTCGTTGCGTTCGATTTTTAAATGAAGTGGCAGGTACAGACGAATTAGGCGGAATCGGTCGTGGTGATCGCACCAACATCAGTACCGCAGTTGGACGCTCAGTTGATTCTGAAATGTCAGGTAACGTCATTGATTTGTGTCCAGTAGGCGCATTGACCAATAAACCATTCCGTTATAAAGCACGGGCGTGGGAATTGATGGCGACATCAGCAGTCTCTATGCATGATGCAGTAGGTTCAAACATGTATTATCACACCAGAAATGGTGACATATTGCGTGCTGTTCCTCAGGATAATGATGATTTAAATGAAGCTTGGTTATCAGATCGTGACCGTTATGGTATTCATGGTTTGAAAGACGCCACGGACCGCGTAACCACACCTCAAATTAAAGAAAACGGTGTTTGGAAAGACATCAGTTGGGAAGATGCTTTGGCGACTTTGGTTGATCAAATCAAAGCAGCTTCTTCAGATGATTTGGCTTTGTTTGCTGGGAACCACGCCACAACAGAAGAATATGTGTTGTTGAAACAATTGTTTGATGGATTGGGTTCACATAACTATGAGCACCGCATCCATGCCACCGATTTGTCACAACATGATCGTTTACCTCGAGTAGATTTAACTTTGCCTGAAGTCGCTGATCAAAACAGTGTCGTCATGATTGGTGCATATCCAAGACATGAACAGCCCATTTTGAACCACAAGCTGCGTCAAGCATGGTTGAAAGGGGCAAAAATATCTTCGATTACAGCGAAAAAACAAAAGCAAAACTTTGATTTGTTGCATGATTATGTTGGCAACCAATTAGACTGGGTTAAAGCTTTGGCCTCATTGGCACACTGTGTGGCTGATATCAAAGGTGAACAACCTACTGGTGAATTGGGTGTTTGGGTCATGGCTCAGAAAACTGACGAAGACTTGAATCATTTGGCCAAACAATTGTTAAAAGAAGAAAATAACAATTTATTCATCTTGGGTCAAACGGCTGAAAGTCATCCACAAGCCAGTATGATTAAGGCCACCACGGCTTGGTTAAGCCAAGTTACAAATGGTAAAGTTTATGAAACAGTTCGTGGTGCCAATGCGGTAGGTGCTTCAATGGCAGGTTTGTCATTTGATGGTAATTTGTTAGATAAAGCACACAAGGTTAATGTACTGTATCAAGCCGAATTACAAGACTTTGCTAATCCTGCAGATGCCAAACAAGCATTAATAAACAGTGATTTTTCTGTTGCTATGAATGCATTTGCTGATGAAGATTTAAAATCACGTGTAGACATGATTTTGCCGATTGCCTTGTTGCCAGAAACCAGTGGTACATTGGTTAACAACTTAAACCAAAGACAAGAATCATTGGTGGCACAACGGTCACCTGGCGAGACAAAACCAGGTTGGCGCGTGTTGAGGGTTTTGGGCACTTTATTAGAGTTGAGTGGCTTTGACTACCAAGACGTTAATGATGTGATGGCAGTGACTGAAAAAATGTCTGCAGTAGAAGGTATCATAAACCAAGATGTTGTGGTCACAGAGCCAGAAGTCAAAGGTTTGGTGCTACTCGCCAATACGGCTATTTATGATGTGGATGCACTAACAAGACGCTCTAAACCATTACAAGAAACTGTTCTGGCATCAAGTGATACGGTTTATGTGAATCCTGCTGACATGGCTTCTATTGGCTTTACTGAAGGTGATATGGTTGCTGTTGAACAGGACGGCCGTTTCGCTGAAATGACATTATCAACTTGCGATTTTGTTTCAGCAGGTTCAGCTCAAGTATCGATGGGGCGACGCAGTTCATTAAAACTCAATGCCAATGACTTGAGCATCAGTATCATAGGAGCACAATCATGA